From one Montipora capricornis isolate CH-2021 chromosome 10, ASM3666992v2, whole genome shotgun sequence genomic stretch:
- the LOC138018665 gene encoding iroquois-class homeodomain protein irx-4-A-like isoform X2 encodes MLPGSQTSACCDSVRSPLHDSLASRSLCPCQLDRVLQQRVSTMPVNLLPRPTFNETGFTIGAADLAAFYSPLARPCDIKEWRDSWYLQASAARHPLDVHGFEPHSHTACPRLGERFSPIDLAAAGARRKNATRETTSTLKAWLYEHRKNPYPTKGEKIMLAIITKMTLTQVSTWFANARRRLKKENKMTWSPRNRCGEKKDDLDEDDDGPSDSDCDEQSYEDDKICDTKDEISSVRKEETDKDTRKGNIQLNTDVQDKSAKNNINSVESLLSKPTNPLIRSQDLRAVHCVTSTIEPNVQDSPVKSLRKWVDGCFHDTTASLVNINPVPCETPPSTPTNRSSTETSVITPVRNSTPSLGNTEKIDTKTSPNPCSPTQIADDEKAQKPKLDAENASVYNPIITRSVATTNYREIDAALALTTLSAR; translated from the exons ATGCTCCCCGGTTCACAAACCTCTGCTTGCTGTGATTCTGTTCGTTCGCCTTTACACGACAGCTTAGCTTCGCGTTCTCTGTGCCCGTGTCAACTTGATCGAGTGCTACAACAAAGAGTTTCCACGATGCCAGTGAACTTACTCCCAAGGCCGACATTTAACGAGACTGGTTTCACAATAGGCGCTGCAGACCTTGCAGCTTTCTATTCACCCTTG GCTCGTCCGTGTGATATTAAAGAATGGCGCGATTCATGGTATTTGCAGGCTTCTGCAGCGAGACATCCCTTAGATGTTCACGGTTTTGAACCTCATTCACATACAGCTTGTCCACGACTTGGAGAAAG ATTTTCACCCATCGATTTAGCGGCTGCCGGTGCAAGGAGAAAAAATGCTACACGAGAGACAACAAGCACTCTGAAAGCTTGGCTCTATGAACACAGAAAAAACCCGTACCCTACAAAAGGCGAGAAGATAATGCTAGCAATAATAACGAAGATGACGCTCACGCAAGTTTCAACCTGGTTCGCGAACGCAAGGCGAAGATTGAAAAAGGAGAACAAAATGACATGGTCGCCACGAAATAGGTGTGGGGAGAAAAAGGATGAtcttgatgaagatgatgatggtCCGAGCGATTCAGACTGCGACGAACAGAGCTATGAAGACGACAAAATCTGTGACACCAAAGACGAGATATCTTCTGTTAGAAAAG AAGAAACAGACAAAGACACGAGAAAGGGAAACATCCAGTTAAATACGGACGTCCAAGATAAGTCCGCCAAAAACAACATAAACAGTGTTGAGAGTTTACTAAGCAAGCCAACCAATCCGCTGATTCGCTCTCAAGACCTAAGAGCTGTACACTGCGTAACAAGCACCATCGAGCCGAACGTGCAAGATTCTCCGGTCAAAAGTCTTAGAAAATGGGTGGATGGATGTTTTCATGATACAACAGCAAGTCTTGTGAATATCAACCCCGTCCCTTGCGAGACACCTCCTTCAACACCTACGAACAGATCATCCACAGAAACATCTGTTATTACACCAG TTCGAAATTCAACGCCTTCTCTCGGTAATACAGAGAAGATAGATACAAAAACATCTCCAAATCCATGTTCACCGACACAGATCGCGGATGATGAAAAAGCACAGAAACCAAAACTGGATGCAGAGAACGCCAGCGTTTACAATCCCATAATCACGAG AAGTGTGGCGACGACCAACTATCGAGAAATTGATGCCGCTTTGGCTCTGACGACGCTATCAGCCCGATAG
- the LOC138018665 gene encoding iroquois-class homeodomain protein irx-4-A-like isoform X1, whose protein sequence is MANSSTTKIACPQFRCTYSSQFMLPGSQTSACCDSVRSPLHDSLASRSLCPCQLDRVLQQRVSTMPVNLLPRPTFNETGFTIGAADLAAFYSPLARPCDIKEWRDSWYLQASAARHPLDVHGFEPHSHTACPRLGERFSPIDLAAAGARRKNATRETTSTLKAWLYEHRKNPYPTKGEKIMLAIITKMTLTQVSTWFANARRRLKKENKMTWSPRNRCGEKKDDLDEDDDGPSDSDCDEQSYEDDKICDTKDEISSVRKEETDKDTRKGNIQLNTDVQDKSAKNNINSVESLLSKPTNPLIRSQDLRAVHCVTSTIEPNVQDSPVKSLRKWVDGCFHDTTASLVNINPVPCETPPSTPTNRSSTETSVITPVRNSTPSLGNTEKIDTKTSPNPCSPTQIADDEKAQKPKLDAENASVYNPIITRSVATTNYREIDAALALTTLSAR, encoded by the exons ATGGCAAACTCCTCAACCACAAAGATTGCTTGTCCACAGTTTCGTTGCACGTATTCCTCGCAG TTTATGCTCCCCGGTTCACAAACCTCTGCTTGCTGTGATTCTGTTCGTTCGCCTTTACACGACAGCTTAGCTTCGCGTTCTCTGTGCCCGTGTCAACTTGATCGAGTGCTACAACAAAGAGTTTCCACGATGCCAGTGAACTTACTCCCAAGGCCGACATTTAACGAGACTGGTTTCACAATAGGCGCTGCAGACCTTGCAGCTTTCTATTCACCCTTG GCTCGTCCGTGTGATATTAAAGAATGGCGCGATTCATGGTATTTGCAGGCTTCTGCAGCGAGACATCCCTTAGATGTTCACGGTTTTGAACCTCATTCACATACAGCTTGTCCACGACTTGGAGAAAG ATTTTCACCCATCGATTTAGCGGCTGCCGGTGCAAGGAGAAAAAATGCTACACGAGAGACAACAAGCACTCTGAAAGCTTGGCTCTATGAACACAGAAAAAACCCGTACCCTACAAAAGGCGAGAAGATAATGCTAGCAATAATAACGAAGATGACGCTCACGCAAGTTTCAACCTGGTTCGCGAACGCAAGGCGAAGATTGAAAAAGGAGAACAAAATGACATGGTCGCCACGAAATAGGTGTGGGGAGAAAAAGGATGAtcttgatgaagatgatgatggtCCGAGCGATTCAGACTGCGACGAACAGAGCTATGAAGACGACAAAATCTGTGACACCAAAGACGAGATATCTTCTGTTAGAAAAG AAGAAACAGACAAAGACACGAGAAAGGGAAACATCCAGTTAAATACGGACGTCCAAGATAAGTCCGCCAAAAACAACATAAACAGTGTTGAGAGTTTACTAAGCAAGCCAACCAATCCGCTGATTCGCTCTCAAGACCTAAGAGCTGTACACTGCGTAACAAGCACCATCGAGCCGAACGTGCAAGATTCTCCGGTCAAAAGTCTTAGAAAATGGGTGGATGGATGTTTTCATGATACAACAGCAAGTCTTGTGAATATCAACCCCGTCCCTTGCGAGACACCTCCTTCAACACCTACGAACAGATCATCCACAGAAACATCTGTTATTACACCAG TTCGAAATTCAACGCCTTCTCTCGGTAATACAGAGAAGATAGATACAAAAACATCTCCAAATCCATGTTCACCGACACAGATCGCGGATGATGAAAAAGCACAGAAACCAAAACTGGATGCAGAGAACGCCAGCGTTTACAATCCCATAATCACGAG AAGTGTGGCGACGACCAACTATCGAGAAATTGATGCCGCTTTGGCTCTGACGACGCTATCAGCCCGATAG
- the LOC138018665 gene encoding iroquois-class homeodomain protein irx-4-A-like isoform X3 — MANSSTTKIACPQFRCTYSSQARPCDIKEWRDSWYLQASAARHPLDVHGFEPHSHTACPRLGERFSPIDLAAAGARRKNATRETTSTLKAWLYEHRKNPYPTKGEKIMLAIITKMTLTQVSTWFANARRRLKKENKMTWSPRNRCGEKKDDLDEDDDGPSDSDCDEQSYEDDKICDTKDEISSVRKEETDKDTRKGNIQLNTDVQDKSAKNNINSVESLLSKPTNPLIRSQDLRAVHCVTSTIEPNVQDSPVKSLRKWVDGCFHDTTASLVNINPVPCETPPSTPTNRSSTETSVITPVRNSTPSLGNTEKIDTKTSPNPCSPTQIADDEKAQKPKLDAENASVYNPIITRSVATTNYREIDAALALTTLSAR, encoded by the exons ATGGCAAACTCCTCAACCACAAAGATTGCTTGTCCACAGTTTCGTTGCACGTATTCCTCGCAG GCTCGTCCGTGTGATATTAAAGAATGGCGCGATTCATGGTATTTGCAGGCTTCTGCAGCGAGACATCCCTTAGATGTTCACGGTTTTGAACCTCATTCACATACAGCTTGTCCACGACTTGGAGAAAG ATTTTCACCCATCGATTTAGCGGCTGCCGGTGCAAGGAGAAAAAATGCTACACGAGAGACAACAAGCACTCTGAAAGCTTGGCTCTATGAACACAGAAAAAACCCGTACCCTACAAAAGGCGAGAAGATAATGCTAGCAATAATAACGAAGATGACGCTCACGCAAGTTTCAACCTGGTTCGCGAACGCAAGGCGAAGATTGAAAAAGGAGAACAAAATGACATGGTCGCCACGAAATAGGTGTGGGGAGAAAAAGGATGAtcttgatgaagatgatgatggtCCGAGCGATTCAGACTGCGACGAACAGAGCTATGAAGACGACAAAATCTGTGACACCAAAGACGAGATATCTTCTGTTAGAAAAG AAGAAACAGACAAAGACACGAGAAAGGGAAACATCCAGTTAAATACGGACGTCCAAGATAAGTCCGCCAAAAACAACATAAACAGTGTTGAGAGTTTACTAAGCAAGCCAACCAATCCGCTGATTCGCTCTCAAGACCTAAGAGCTGTACACTGCGTAACAAGCACCATCGAGCCGAACGTGCAAGATTCTCCGGTCAAAAGTCTTAGAAAATGGGTGGATGGATGTTTTCATGATACAACAGCAAGTCTTGTGAATATCAACCCCGTCCCTTGCGAGACACCTCCTTCAACACCTACGAACAGATCATCCACAGAAACATCTGTTATTACACCAG TTCGAAATTCAACGCCTTCTCTCGGTAATACAGAGAAGATAGATACAAAAACATCTCCAAATCCATGTTCACCGACACAGATCGCGGATGATGAAAAAGCACAGAAACCAAAACTGGATGCAGAGAACGCCAGCGTTTACAATCCCATAATCACGAG AAGTGTGGCGACGACCAACTATCGAGAAATTGATGCCGCTTTGGCTCTGACGACGCTATCAGCCCGATAG